Proteins found in one Maridesulfovibrio sp. genomic segment:
- a CDS encoding queuosine precursor transporter: MNELLWLGFAVMDLSLVLVLYRFFGKTGLFGLIVFNLILCNIQVLKTIELFGMTTTLGNILYASVFLSTDMLSEFYGKEEAKKAVYLGFVVLLMAVVYMQLALRFVPAADDFVQPHLEAIFGFLPRIALGSMAAYVVSQLNDVYLFHLLKDKMGQRHLWLRNNVSTLISQFLDSSVFCLVALWGLFPFDVWVEILFTTYLFKVIVAVMDTPFLYMARRLHSRVVES; encoded by the coding sequence ATGAATGAATTATTATGGCTGGGCTTTGCGGTAATGGACTTGAGCCTTGTCCTTGTTCTCTATAGATTTTTTGGCAAAACTGGTCTTTTCGGACTTATTGTCTTTAATTTGATTCTCTGTAATATTCAGGTTCTGAAGACCATCGAACTGTTCGGTATGACCACCACCCTGGGCAATATCCTTTACGCCAGCGTTTTCCTGTCCACTGACATGCTTAGTGAATTTTACGGGAAAGAAGAGGCTAAAAAGGCAGTCTATCTGGGGTTTGTCGTATTACTTATGGCTGTGGTGTACATGCAGTTGGCTCTCAGGTTTGTCCCCGCTGCGGATGATTTTGTACAACCCCATCTTGAAGCTATTTTCGGCTTTTTGCCCCGTATTGCATTGGGAAGTATGGCCGCTTATGTTGTCTCCCAATTGAATGATGTTTATCTTTTCCATCTGCTCAAGGATAAAATGGGCCAGCGTCACCTTTGGCTGCGTAATAATGTATCTACATTGATCAGTCAGTTCCTTGATTCTTCTGTTTTCTGCTTAGTGGCCCTGTGGGGACTTTTTCCTTTTGATGTCTGGGTAGAAATTCTTTTTACCACTTACCTGTTTAAGGTTATAGTGGCAGTAATGGATACTCCTTTCCTATATATGGCCCGTCGGCTGCACTCCCGCGTTGTGGAGTCCTGA
- the dapF gene encoding diaminopimelate epimerase has protein sequence MSKMFGKSVPFYKMQGCGNDFVIIDNRELGVPVEKMPLWAEKLCQRAFGVYADGIFFIENAPEGSGLDFIWQFYNSDGSRAEMCGNASRCAGRLAHALGIAGERHAFGSDAGPIAVQVFPELEEVKVQLTPPKGLATKQTLEIDGEEYEYHFANTGVPHVVVQVADVDEVDIKKLGAAFRYHEAFAPAGTNVNFVQIVDNDSLNVRTYERGVEDETYACGTGVSAVQVTLNAQGLTDAAVRVHTSGGEILKVIIEDGNVFLQGGAELTFSGEVFLDSLGIE, from the coding sequence ATGAGTAAAATGTTTGGAAAATCGGTCCCTTTTTATAAGATGCAGGGCTGTGGCAATGATTTCGTGATTATCGATAACCGTGAACTTGGTGTTCCGGTTGAGAAAATGCCTTTGTGGGCCGAAAAACTTTGTCAGCGCGCATTCGGCGTTTATGCGGACGGAATCTTTTTTATTGAAAACGCACCGGAAGGTTCCGGTCTTGATTTCATCTGGCAATTTTATAATTCCGACGGCTCAAGAGCAGAAATGTGTGGTAATGCCTCCCGTTGTGCTGGGCGTCTGGCCCATGCTTTGGGCATAGCCGGAGAGCGTCACGCATTCGGTTCCGATGCCGGTCCTATCGCGGTGCAGGTTTTTCCTGAGTTGGAAGAAGTTAAAGTCCAGCTGACTCCCCCGAAAGGTCTGGCCACAAAGCAGACCCTTGAAATTGACGGGGAAGAATACGAGTACCATTTCGCAAACACCGGTGTTCCTCACGTTGTAGTGCAGGTTGCCGACGTGGATGAGGTGGATATCAAGAAACTCGGCGCGGCATTCCGTTACCACGAGGCTTTTGCGCCTGCTGGAACCAATGTCAATTTTGTGCAGATCGTAGACAACGACAGCCTTAATGTCCGCACCTATGAGAGAGGCGTGGAAGACGAGACCTACGCCTGCGGAACCGGGGTCAGCGCGGTTCAGGTTACTCTCAACGCGCAGGGGCTTACCGATGCCGCCGTGCGTGTGCACACCTCCGGAGGGGAAATTCTGAAAGTCATTATTGAAGATGGAAATGTCTTTTTGCAGGGCGGTGCGGAACTCACTTTTTCCGGTGAGGTTTTTCTTGATTCTCTTGGAATTGAATAA
- a CDS encoding glycosyltransferase family 4 protein, which translates to MKTQRIWGTLDPFHETGPILGRKVANEGFLNGLLNADSFDEYHFFLSGAGLRNDLHSFFSSNYPALLEQDRIKIMDRRDLPGELASREYFCFHQSDCINYPAHLARVRNRYARNIFPITSTTHSLSYSSYSSSFLNYLWPGTTGRDCIITTSKAGKLVVEKYFKHLREGLCLSEETHPSPQVRIIPLGMPSDNLAPGDEHQKEQAKRNLGMDGADERVNILVFGRIAHYSKMDILPLLRAMQRLFSTGLSRDRVRLLLAGWLDDEDDFASTLSNLAKNMGLELSIIGRPSDERKVDLYRAADIFVSISDNPQETFGLTVLEAGAAELPVIVSDYDGYKDLVVNEETGLLIETIGAEATPELDIMAPLCFDNHYHLLMAQQTAVNTPKLAAALEKLINDPQLRMAMGRAGAKRVRENFSWASVIGEHVKLWEELNTVPVEIEKLREVKHPTQLRLGETFSHYPTETLAPKTRLVTGVTGQAIYQGREFPLIYKGVDRFLNEEVVRKMAFFARKPLNAAQLTAKIKSIAGNLNDREAEFHILWCLKHDILEKVC; encoded by the coding sequence ATGAAAACTCAAAGAATATGGGGAACTCTGGACCCATTCCATGAAACGGGACCGATTCTGGGCAGGAAAGTAGCCAACGAAGGTTTCCTGAATGGACTTCTAAACGCCGACTCTTTTGACGAATACCACTTCTTCCTTTCCGGGGCAGGGCTAAGAAATGATTTGCATTCTTTTTTCAGCAGTAACTATCCCGCGCTGCTCGAGCAGGACCGCATAAAAATAATGGACCGTCGGGACCTGCCCGGAGAGCTAGCCAGCCGGGAATATTTTTGTTTCCACCAGTCCGACTGCATTAATTACCCGGCCCATCTGGCCCGAGTCCGCAACAGGTACGCCAGAAACATATTTCCCATAACCAGTACGACCCACTCACTCAGTTACAGCAGCTACAGCTCATCCTTCCTTAACTATCTATGGCCGGGAACAACCGGGCGGGACTGCATTATCACCACCTCAAAAGCCGGAAAACTGGTCGTAGAAAAATATTTCAAACATCTGCGTGAGGGACTCTGCCTGAGTGAAGAGACCCACCCTTCACCGCAGGTCAGAATAATTCCGCTGGGAATGCCCTCCGACAATCTGGCCCCCGGTGACGAGCACCAAAAAGAGCAGGCCAAACGCAACCTCGGCATGGACGGAGCCGATGAACGTGTGAATATTCTTGTCTTCGGCCGCATTGCCCACTATTCCAAGATGGATATCCTCCCCCTGCTGCGAGCCATGCAACGGTTATTTTCAACAGGCCTTAGCCGGGACCGGGTCCGGTTGCTTCTTGCCGGCTGGCTGGATGATGAAGACGACTTTGCGTCCACCCTTTCCAATCTGGCGAAAAACATGGGACTTGAGCTCTCGATTATCGGGCGCCCTTCGGATGAACGCAAGGTAGACCTCTACCGGGCTGCGGACATATTTGTGTCCATTTCCGACAACCCGCAGGAGACATTCGGCCTTACCGTACTTGAGGCAGGAGCTGCAGAACTACCGGTAATTGTTTCCGATTACGACGGGTATAAGGACCTTGTCGTTAACGAAGAAACAGGGCTGCTCATTGAGACAATCGGAGCCGAAGCAACTCCGGAACTGGATATAATGGCCCCGCTCTGCTTCGACAATCACTACCATCTGCTTATGGCCCAGCAGACGGCAGTAAACACTCCCAAACTCGCCGCAGCCCTTGAAAAACTTATCAACGACCCGCAGTTGCGTATGGCAATGGGCCGGGCCGGGGCAAAGCGTGTCCGGGAAAATTTCAGTTGGGCAAGTGTTATTGGGGAACATGTCAAACTCTGGGAAGAATTGAATACAGTTCCGGTAGAAATCGAAAAACTGCGCGAGGTAAAGCACCCCACACAACTCAGGCTGGGCGAGACATTCTCCCATTACCCAACGGAGACCCTTGCCCCGAAAACAAGACTCGTTACCGGCGTCACCGGGCAGGCAATTTATCAGGGCCGTGAATTTCCGCTCATTTATAAAGGAGTAGACAGATTCCTTAATGAAGAGGTTGTCCGCAAAATGGCCTTCTTCGCCCGCAAGCCTTTAAATGCCGCACAGCTTACCGCAAAAATTAAGTCCATTGCCGGAAATCTGAATGACAGGGAAGCTGAATTCCATATCCTTTGGTGCCTGAAACACGATATACTGGAAAAAGTATGCTGA
- a CDS encoding GGDEF domain-containing protein → MKRGNRPELLWGFGLNNVEAGKIEDSLGPGFFLRNFSERALPGEKELSNQEKPAATWIPQRVWDELPEDRRAAYRNLDSTQRILIQDSQSGADLEKVLEDGFLAVISSPLTSSKVQDALFRAKEISGLYGDLYRMTEEIILERELLSRKTEQMQFLNTVLCNATERLEVSDILGQAAEDLKMLLPVYSVQGAFWNILSSEKDIDAEIFINPGQVESVQTEWIELIIENVVALSGLEVSSYNISETVPAVCNSMVYSPDAGRILALPLVARGEKFGCLVILCDRNIRLAKDQVTTLNAAVNHLSLALSNAIMFNKIKTRANRDGLTRVYNRRSFDERLVEEFKRHQRLNNELSLLMIDLDHFKAVNDTYGHMAGDMVLEQVARIFETTFRTTDFIARYGGEEFVILLPHTNEEQARMLAERVRVNIEESTMTYQGVSFNVTASIGVSSIRPGCLDKDTEVVRKADEALYKAKMNGRNRVVIFPTRPKLQVM, encoded by the coding sequence ATGAAAAGAGGAAACAGGCCCGAGCTCCTTTGGGGATTCGGACTTAACAACGTAGAAGCCGGAAAAATCGAGGATTCCCTCGGTCCCGGATTCTTTTTGAGAAATTTTTCCGAGCGTGCATTGCCCGGGGAAAAGGAATTGAGCAATCAGGAAAAACCTGCCGCCACCTGGATTCCGCAAAGGGTTTGGGATGAGCTGCCGGAAGACCGACGTGCTGCATACCGCAATCTTGACTCTACACAGCGTATCCTCATTCAGGATAGCCAGTCCGGCGCAGACCTTGAAAAAGTTCTTGAGGACGGGTTCCTTGCTGTTATCAGCTCTCCCCTGACCAGCTCCAAGGTACAGGACGCCCTGTTCAGGGCCAAGGAAATTTCCGGTCTTTACGGTGATCTCTACCGCATGACCGAAGAGATTATTCTTGAGCGTGAACTGCTTTCCCGCAAGACCGAGCAGATGCAATTCCTGAATACCGTACTTTGTAATGCCACCGAACGCCTCGAAGTCTCCGATATTCTCGGTCAGGCGGCTGAAGATCTGAAGATGCTGTTGCCGGTTTATTCTGTGCAGGGTGCTTTCTGGAATATCCTGAGCTCCGAAAAGGATATTGATGCTGAAATTTTTATCAATCCCGGTCAGGTGGAAAGTGTCCAGACCGAGTGGATAGAGCTGATAATTGAAAATGTTGTCGCACTTAGTGGTCTGGAGGTTTCCAGCTACAATATTTCGGAAACTGTTCCTGCAGTATGCAACAGCATGGTTTATAGTCCTGATGCCGGAAGAATTCTGGCTCTGCCGCTGGTTGCGCGCGGGGAAAAGTTCGGCTGTCTGGTGATTCTTTGTGATCGCAATATCAGACTGGCCAAGGATCAGGTCACCACTCTTAACGCGGCGGTGAACCATCTTTCGCTGGCTCTCAGCAATGCGATCATGTTCAATAAGATCAAGACCCGCGCGAACCGTGACGGACTGACAAGAGTCTATAACCGGCGCAGTTTTGATGAAAGGCTCGTTGAGGAGTTTAAGCGTCACCAGCGTTTGAATAACGAGCTTTCCCTGCTTATGATTGATCTCGACCACTTCAAGGCCGTGAACGATACTTACGGGCACATGGCCGGGGATATGGTGCTTGAGCAGGTGGCTCGTATTTTTGAGACTACATTTCGCACAACAGACTTCATTGCCCGCTATGGCGGTGAGGAATTTGTTATCCTGCTGCCTCATACGAATGAAGAACAGGCCCGGATGCTGGCAGAAAGGGTCAGGGTCAATATTGAAGAAAGCACCATGACCTATCAGGGCGTGAGCTTTAATGTTACCGCCAGTATCGGCGTCTCATCCATTCGTCCCGGTTGTCTTGATAAGGACACCGAAGTGGTTCGCAAAGCGGACGAGGCTCTTTATAAGGCTAAAATGAATGGACGTAACCGGGTTGTTATTTTTCCTACACGCCCAAAGTTGCAGGTTATGTAA